The window TCACCGACACGGACCCGGACGGCGACGGGGCCGAGGCGTCCGAGCTCCAGGCCTTCCTCGAGCGCGAGCACCTCTTCGTCGCGCATTACGACGAGGTGCTGTCCGCCCTGGTCGACAATCGATTCTCATCCGATCCGCGGACCACGATGACGCCGGAGCAACGAGAGAAATTGCCCCCCGTCATCGAGGAGCTGCGCTTGCTCTCCGAGAGCCTGCTCTCCAGGGATCCCCCGGATCACACCCGGCTCCGCAAGCTGATCCAGCCGAGCTTCTCGCCCCGCGTCATGGAGGTGATGCGCCCGCGCATCCAGAAGATCACGGACGACCTCCTCGATATGGCCGAACGCGCGGCCGAGGCGCGCGGCGAGTCCGCGCCCGAGCGGCGCATGGACCTGATCTCGGCCTTCGCCTACCCGATGCCCGTCGCGGTGATCTCGGACATGCTCGGCATTCCGCTCGAGGATCGCGGGCAGGTGAAGCAATGGACCGAGAACCTGATGAAGGCCGACCGGCGCCGCGGGGGGCTGGATGACGAGACGATCGCCGGCCTGAACAGGTTCTCGTCCTACCTGCGGGATCTCTTCGCAAAGAAGCGCGGGAGAGGCGCCGAGGACATGATCACCGAGCTGCTCGCGGCCGAGGAGGCGGGCGACAAGCTGAGCGAGGACGAGGTGCTCACGACCGTCTTTTTGCTGTACCTCGCGGGGCACGTGACCACCGTGAATTTGATCGGCAACGGGGCGTTCGCGCTCTTTCAGCATCCGACGGAGCTCGCGAAGGTGAAGGCGGATCCGGGCGGCCGCGCGAAGGGGGTCGTCGAGGAGACGCTCCGGTACTGGGGGCCGGTCGATTTCATCGCGGGCCGGATCGCCAAACAAGACATGGAGCTCGCCGGGACGCATATCCCGAAGGGCGAGCCCGTCATGGTGGGGCTGGCCTCGGCGAACCGCGACGCCGCGCGATTCCCGGATCCCGATCGATT of the Polyangium spumosum genome contains:
- a CDS encoding cytochrome P450 family protein; the protein is MPLSLDPDRADADYAKARAKGRVVTVSFTDTDPDGDGAEASELQAFLEREHLFVAHYDEVLSALVDNRFSSDPRTTMTPEQREKLPPVIEELRLLSESLLSRDPPDHTRLRKLIQPSFSPRVMEVMRPRIQKITDDLLDMAERAAEARGESAPERRMDLISAFAYPMPVAVISDMLGIPLEDRGQVKQWTENLMKADRRRGGLDDETIAGLNRFSSYLRDLFAKKRGRGAEDMITELLAAEEAGDKLSEDEVLTTVFLLYLAGHVTTVNLIGNGAFALFQHPTELAKVKADPGGRAKGVVEETLRYWGPVDFIAGRIAKQDMELAGTHIPKGEPVMVGLASANRDAARFPDPDRFDVTREGAERHVAFGKGIHLCVGAPLARVEGQIAFETLFRRFPAMRLAVPPEEVRWSKSFLRGLVELPVLF